In one window of Skermanella rosea DNA:
- a CDS encoding BaiN/RdsA family NAD(P)/FAD-dependent oxidoreductase, producing the protein MSQATRFDAIVIGAGAAGLMCAMSAGRRGRSVLLIDHAEKAGKKILISGGGRCNFTNLHTAPDRFVSANRHFAISALKRYTQHDFIALVRRHGIAFHEKKLGQLFCDDSARDIVGMLLRECDDAGVRLALETSVTRIARNDLFRVETSRGTFESESLVIATGGLSIPKMGATGFGYRIAEQFGLKVLPTRAGLVPFTFADADPRNFKDLAGVACEASVRCGGTAFDEAILFTHRGISGPAILQISSYWRDGDTVEIDMLPGLDAAAHLKRLAAERPKAEVKTVLSEVLPRRLAHRVTPAGLEGRPAGQVRERDWSGLAEDLRHWRITPAGTEGYRTAEVTLGGVDTSELSSKTLEARKVPGLFFIGEVVDVTGWLGGYNFQWAWSSGYCAGQFA; encoded by the coding sequence ATGAGCCAAGCCACCCGATTCGACGCCATCGTGATCGGCGCCGGCGCCGCAGGGCTGATGTGCGCCATGTCCGCCGGGCGCCGGGGCCGGAGCGTGCTGCTGATCGACCACGCCGAGAAGGCCGGCAAGAAGATCCTGATCTCCGGCGGCGGGCGGTGCAACTTCACCAACCTGCACACGGCGCCGGACCGGTTCGTCTCGGCCAACCGGCATTTCGCGATCTCGGCGCTGAAGCGCTATACACAGCACGACTTCATCGCCCTGGTCCGGCGGCACGGCATCGCCTTCCACGAGAAGAAGCTGGGCCAGCTGTTCTGCGACGACAGCGCGCGGGACATCGTCGGCATGCTGCTGCGCGAGTGCGACGACGCGGGCGTCCGGCTGGCGCTGGAGACGTCGGTTACGCGGATCGCCCGGAACGACCTGTTCCGGGTGGAGACGTCGCGCGGGACGTTCGAGTCGGAGAGCCTGGTGATCGCGACCGGCGGGCTGTCGATCCCCAAGATGGGCGCGACCGGGTTCGGCTACCGGATCGCCGAGCAGTTCGGGCTGAAGGTGCTGCCGACCCGCGCCGGGCTGGTCCCCTTCACCTTCGCCGATGCCGACCCGCGCAACTTCAAGGACTTGGCCGGCGTGGCGTGCGAGGCGTCGGTGCGCTGCGGGGGCACCGCCTTCGACGAGGCGATCCTGTTCACCCACCGCGGCATCAGCGGGCCGGCCATCCTGCAGATCTCGTCCTACTGGCGCGACGGCGACACGGTCGAGATCGACATGCTGCCCGGCCTGGACGCGGCGGCGCACCTGAAGCGGCTGGCCGCCGAGCGGCCCAAGGCGGAGGTGAAGACCGTGCTGTCGGAGGTGCTGCCCCGCCGCCTCGCCCACCGGGTGACGCCCGCCGGGCTGGAGGGGCGGCCGGCGGGACAGGTGCGGGAGCGCGACTGGTCCGGCCTCGCCGAAGACCTGCGGCACTGGCGGATCACGCCGGCCGGGACCGAGGGCTACCGGACCGCCGAGGTGACGCTGGGCGGGGTCGATACGTCGGAGCTTTCGTCCAAGACCCTGGAAGCCCGCAAGGTGCCGGGCCTCTTCTTCATAGGCGAAGTGGTCGACGTGACCGGCTGGCTGGGCGGCTACAATTTCCAGTGGGCATGGTCGTCCGGCTACTGTGCCGGGCAATTCGCCTGA
- a CDS encoding putative metalloprotease CJM1_0395 family protein, which translates to MITSAASSSRASSASTVWLRPIRSMPCGCADACAHVLKSDTSSGISPSSSSGVNGQSKDGEKRDASGLTEAERDQVKELKKRDTEVRNHERAHQAAGGQYAGSPSYTYQTGPDGRRYAIGGEVSIDISPERDPAATIAKMERIRGAATAPAEPSPQDYKVAAAADKARMEAQRELNAQTLEKIQGGGEAEEGGEGSAIDGKAQSIDKSRSGPASAGRTEQGQEENEKEKEQDGRQAGQQDGFPEQNGGLVASAARAYRNASALGRTAGGLVGISA; encoded by the coding sequence ATGATCACGAGCGCCGCATCCTCCTCGCGGGCGTCGTCCGCTTCGACGGTTTGGCTCAGGCCGATCCGCTCGATGCCGTGCGGCTGCGCGGATGCCTGCGCCCACGTCCTGAAGAGCGATACCTCCTCGGGCATCTCGCCGTCGTCGTCATCCGGCGTGAACGGTCAGTCGAAGGACGGCGAGAAGCGCGACGCCTCCGGCCTGACCGAGGCCGAGCGGGACCAGGTCAAGGAGCTGAAGAAGCGCGACACGGAGGTGCGCAACCACGAGCGCGCCCATCAGGCCGCCGGCGGCCAGTATGCCGGTTCCCCGTCCTACACCTACCAGACCGGCCCGGACGGCAGGCGTTACGCGATCGGCGGGGAAGTGTCGATCGACATCAGCCCGGAACGTGATCCCGCGGCCACCATCGCCAAGATGGAACGGATCAGGGGCGCCGCGACCGCGCCGGCCGAACCGTCGCCCCAGGACTACAAGGTGGCCGCGGCGGCCGACAAGGCGCGCATGGAGGCGCAGCGCGAACTGAACGCCCAGACCCTGGAGAAGATCCAGGGCGGCGGCGAGGCGGAGGAGGGCGGGGAAGGGTCCGCAATCGACGGGAAGGCGCAATCCATCGACAAGTCCCGGTCCGGCCCGGCGTCGGCCGGGCGGACGGAACAGGGGCAGGAGGAGAACGAGAAGGAAAAGGAGCAGGACGGGCGGCAGGCCGGACAGCAGGATGGCTTCCCGGAGCAGAACGGCGGCCTCGTGGCCTCTGCCGCCCGCGCCTATCGCAACGCATCCGCCCTGGGACGGACTGCGGGCGGCTTGGTCGGGATCAGCGCATGA
- a CDS encoding SLC13 family permease gives MTLFVLIVFTVTYAGMALGRFPGLRIDRTGIALVAAILMLAGGALDSGQVAGAVDFPTLFILFGLMILSAQFASAGFYDWCALRIARAGRSPRALLAVTVAVGGGLSAVLANDVVVFAMTPMLCAGLKGRGLDPRPYLIALAGAANAGSAATLIGNPQNIVIGQVGGLDFWRFLAACGVPALVALACVFVTVSVVWRGRLTDAGNPAFADLPEPDLDRWQFGKALVATVALMVMFGMPLPHEVGVLLIAGMLLISRSLESRRMVGMVDWPLLVLFACLFAINSALERTGLPAEAVAALASAGLLPDRLAVLAPLSVVASNTIGNVPAVVLLLAVWPQPPEGAMYGLALLSTLAGNLLILGSLANIIVVERARAVGVRLGFLEHARCGIPMTVFSLGFACVWLWATGLMPLK, from the coding sequence GTGACCTTGTTCGTCCTCATCGTCTTCACCGTCACCTATGCGGGCATGGCGCTGGGGCGGTTCCCCGGCCTGCGGATCGACCGCACCGGCATCGCCCTGGTGGCCGCCATCCTGATGCTCGCGGGCGGGGCCCTGGACAGCGGCCAGGTCGCGGGGGCGGTCGATTTCCCGACGCTGTTCATCCTGTTCGGGCTGATGATCCTGTCGGCGCAGTTCGCGTCCGCCGGCTTCTACGACTGGTGCGCGCTTCGGATCGCGCGGGCCGGCCGGTCGCCCCGGGCGCTCCTGGCCGTCACCGTCGCGGTCGGCGGCGGGCTGTCGGCCGTGCTGGCGAACGACGTCGTGGTGTTCGCCATGACACCGATGCTGTGTGCGGGGCTGAAGGGACGGGGCCTCGATCCGCGCCCCTACCTGATCGCCCTGGCCGGCGCCGCCAACGCGGGGTCGGCCGCGACCCTGATCGGCAACCCTCAGAACATCGTGATCGGGCAGGTCGGCGGGTTGGATTTCTGGCGGTTCTTGGCGGCCTGCGGCGTGCCGGCGCTGGTCGCGCTGGCCTGCGTGTTCGTCACCGTGTCCGTGGTCTGGCGCGGGCGCCTGACCGATGCCGGCAACCCCGCCTTCGCCGACCTGCCGGAACCGGACCTGGACCGCTGGCAGTTCGGCAAGGCGCTCGTCGCGACCGTCGCGCTGATGGTGATGTTCGGAATGCCGCTCCCGCACGAGGTCGGCGTCCTGCTGATCGCAGGCATGCTGCTGATCAGCCGCAGCCTGGAGAGCCGGCGCATGGTCGGCATGGTGGATTGGCCGCTGCTGGTCCTGTTCGCCTGCCTGTTCGCGATCAACTCCGCCCTGGAACGCACCGGCCTGCCGGCCGAGGCCGTGGCTGCGCTGGCCTCGGCCGGGCTGCTGCCGGACCGCCTTGCCGTGCTCGCCCCCCTCTCGGTCGTCGCCAGCAACACCATCGGCAACGTGCCCGCGGTGGTCCTGCTGCTGGCGGTCTGGCCCCAGCCGCCGGAAGGCGCCATGTACGGGCTGGCCCTGCTGTCCACCCTGGCGGGGAACCTGCTGATCCTGGGCAGCCTCGCCAACATCATCGTGGTCGAGCGGGCGCGCGCCGTCGGGGTGCGGCTGGGTTTCCTCGAACATGCCCGGTGCGGCATACCTATGACCGTATTCTCGCTCGGCTTTGCGTGTGTGTGGTTGTGGGCAACCGGACTGATGCCGTTGAAGTGA
- a CDS encoding CobW family GTP-binding protein translates to MTTVIAANPTRLPVSVLTGFLGSGKTTLLSRLVRHPGMANTAVIINEFGEIGLDHLLVAESSENTVLLNSGCLCCTVRGDLIDTMRDLFLKRVRGEIPEFDRVVIETTGLADPAPVLHTLMNDPLIAARFRLDGVITTVDAVNGADQLDRHQESVKQAAVADRIVLTKTDIAAPEALADLERRLAALNPAAPLMRAVQGEIDPAGLFDAGLYNPTTKSPDVERWLRAEAYGEDHGHGDHGHGDHGHGDHDHHGHDHHHAHDRNRHDDHISAFCMTVEEPLAWEGFATWIETLITLRGPDLLRIKGILNVRESDTPVVVHGVQHVFHPPVRLEAWPSDDHRSRIVFITRDVSRETIEAMFEAYRDASE, encoded by the coding sequence GTGACCACTGTCATCGCCGCCAACCCGACCCGCCTGCCCGTCTCCGTCCTCACCGGCTTCCTGGGCAGCGGCAAGACGACGCTGCTCTCCCGTCTGGTCCGCCATCCCGGCATGGCGAACACGGCGGTGATCATCAACGAGTTCGGCGAGATCGGGCTGGACCACCTGCTGGTCGCCGAAAGCTCGGAGAACACGGTGCTGCTGAACAGCGGCTGCCTGTGCTGCACCGTGCGCGGCGACCTGATCGACACCATGCGCGACCTGTTCCTGAAGCGGGTGCGCGGCGAGATCCCCGAGTTCGACCGCGTCGTGATCGAGACCACCGGCCTCGCCGATCCGGCTCCCGTGCTCCACACCCTGATGAACGACCCGCTGATCGCGGCGCGTTTCCGCCTGGACGGCGTGATCACCACGGTGGATGCCGTCAACGGCGCCGACCAGCTGGACCGCCACCAGGAAAGCGTCAAGCAGGCCGCCGTCGCCGACCGGATCGTGCTGACCAAGACCGACATCGCCGCCCCGGAGGCGCTGGCCGACCTGGAACGGCGGCTGGCCGCGCTGAACCCGGCTGCACCCCTGATGCGCGCCGTGCAGGGCGAGATCGACCCGGCCGGGCTGTTCGACGCCGGGCTCTACAATCCGACGACCAAGAGCCCCGACGTGGAGCGCTGGCTGCGGGCCGAGGCCTACGGCGAGGACCACGGGCATGGCGATCATGGGCACGGCGATCACGGGCACGGGGACCACGACCATCATGGTCACGACCATCATCACGCCCACGACCGGAACCGGCACGACGACCACATCAGCGCCTTCTGCATGACGGTCGAGGAGCCGCTGGCCTGGGAAGGGTTCGCCACCTGGATAGAAACCCTGATCACGTTGCGCGGTCCCGACCTGCTGCGGATCAAGGGCATCCTGAACGTGCGGGAGTCCGACACGCCCGTGGTCGTCCACGGGGTCCAGCACGTGTTCCATCCGCCCGTGCGGCTGGAAGCGTGGCCTTCCGACGACCACCGCTCCCGGATCGTCTTCATCACCCGCGACGTCAGCCGCGAGACGATCGAGGCCATGTTCGAAGCCTATCGCGACGCGTCGGAGTGA
- the hrpB gene encoding ATP-dependent helicase HrpB, translating to MSNPETVFPALPIDPVLPEIRRVLAGSRHAVLQAPPGAGKTTRVPLALLDEGWLAGGKLIMLEPRRLAARAAARRMAGLLGEAVGETVGYRVRMDSKVGPRTRIEVVTEGVLIRQLQQDPALEGVGAVLFDEFHERSLDADLGLALCLQTRTVLRDDLRLLVMSATLDGAAVAGLLGGAPVVTSEGRAFPVETRHVDPSRARRIEDAVTAAVLRALDEEPGNILVFLPGVAEIRRVERQLRDALPGPGILIAPLYGDLPQEQQDQAIGPTPPGRRKVVLATSIAETSLTIEGIRVVVDSGLMRVSRFDPGSGMTRLDTVKVSQASADQRRGRAGRLEPGVCYRLWPEGQHRALQPHTAPEMLAADLAPLALELAQWGVVDPVELRWLDPPPAPALSQARDLLRRLGALDAGDRITPHGRRMASLGMHPRLAHMVLAGERLGCGALACEIAALLGERDILAGPSAGGTGEPRDGDLRRRVELLRSSDRSGWTVKQVVRQARQWQRQLGIGPGDGDVADTGRVLALAYPDRIGQRRPGSDGQYRLSNGRGAYFLKKEPLAAEEFLAVADLDGAKREARIFLAAPLTLAELEEDFADTIETVEFVAWDGREEAVLARRQRRLGELVLKDEPLPDPGGARTAAAFCQGIRELGLAVLPWTRELENFRARVEFLRRVEGPDGDWPDLSDAALLDTLEDWLAPFLTGLTRRAHLKRLDLSAALRSLLSWHRQRELDKAAPTHVTVPSGSHIPLDYTGGDVPVLAVRLQEMFGLAETPALARGRVPLVLHLLSPARRPMQVTSDLASFWANTYRHVKADLKGQYPKHYWPDDPLQAEPTSRAKRRGT from the coding sequence TTGTCCAATCCTGAAACAGTTTTCCCGGCGCTGCCGATAGACCCCGTCCTGCCGGAGATCCGCCGCGTCCTGGCAGGCTCCCGCCATGCCGTCCTCCAGGCGCCGCCGGGTGCGGGCAAGACCACGCGCGTCCCGCTGGCGCTGCTCGACGAGGGATGGCTGGCGGGAGGCAAGCTGATCATGCTGGAGCCGCGGCGCCTTGCCGCCCGCGCGGCGGCCCGCCGCATGGCCGGGCTGCTCGGCGAGGCGGTCGGCGAGACCGTAGGCTACAGGGTGCGGATGGACAGCAAGGTCGGTCCGCGGACCCGGATCGAGGTGGTGACCGAGGGCGTTCTGATCCGGCAGCTGCAGCAAGACCCGGCGCTGGAAGGCGTCGGCGCCGTCCTGTTCGACGAATTCCACGAGCGCAGCCTGGACGCCGACCTGGGCTTGGCGCTGTGCCTCCAGACCCGGACGGTGCTGCGCGACGACCTGCGGCTGCTGGTCATGTCGGCGACGCTGGACGGCGCCGCGGTCGCCGGGCTGCTGGGCGGCGCTCCCGTCGTCACCAGCGAAGGCCGCGCCTTCCCGGTCGAGACCCGGCATGTCGACCCGTCCCGGGCGCGCCGGATCGAGGACGCCGTCACGGCGGCGGTGCTCCGCGCGCTGGACGAGGAGCCGGGCAACATCCTGGTCTTCCTGCCCGGCGTCGCCGAGATCCGGCGGGTCGAGCGGCAGCTTCGCGACGCCCTGCCGGGGCCGGGCATCCTGATCGCCCCGCTCTACGGCGACCTGCCCCAGGAGCAGCAGGACCAGGCGATCGGGCCGACACCGCCGGGCCGGCGCAAGGTCGTGCTGGCGACCTCCATCGCCGAGACCAGCCTGACGATCGAGGGAATCCGGGTGGTCGTGGACAGCGGCCTGATGCGGGTCTCCCGCTTCGATCCGGGCAGCGGCATGACCCGGCTGGACACGGTCAAGGTCAGCCAGGCCTCGGCCGACCAGCGCCGGGGCCGTGCCGGGCGCCTGGAGCCCGGAGTCTGCTACCGGCTGTGGCCGGAGGGGCAGCACCGCGCGCTGCAACCCCACACCGCGCCGGAGATGCTGGCCGCCGACCTCGCGCCGCTGGCGCTGGAACTGGCCCAGTGGGGCGTGGTCGATCCCGTTGAATTGCGCTGGCTGGACCCGCCGCCGGCGCCCGCCCTCTCCCAGGCCCGCGACCTGCTGCGCCGCCTAGGCGCGCTCGACGCCGGGGACAGGATCACGCCGCACGGCCGGCGGATGGCGTCGCTCGGCATGCATCCCCGGCTCGCCCACATGGTGCTGGCCGGCGAGCGGCTGGGCTGCGGCGCGCTGGCCTGCGAGATCGCGGCCCTGCTGGGGGAACGCGACATCCTGGCCGGACCGTCGGCCGGGGGAACCGGCGAGCCGCGGGACGGCGACCTGCGCCGCCGGGTCGAGCTGCTGCGCTCTTCCGACCGGAGCGGCTGGACGGTGAAGCAGGTGGTGCGGCAGGCCCGCCAGTGGCAGCGCCAATTGGGCATCGGACCGGGCGACGGCGACGTGGCCGACACCGGCCGGGTCCTGGCGCTGGCCTATCCCGACCGGATCGGTCAGCGCCGGCCCGGAAGCGACGGCCAGTACCGGCTGAGCAACGGGCGCGGCGCCTATTTCCTGAAGAAGGAGCCCCTGGCCGCCGAGGAGTTCCTGGCGGTCGCCGACCTGGACGGCGCAAAGCGGGAGGCCCGCATCTTCCTGGCCGCCCCCCTGACCCTGGCCGAGCTGGAAGAGGACTTCGCCGACACCATCGAGACGGTGGAGTTCGTCGCCTGGGACGGCAGGGAGGAGGCGGTGCTTGCCCGCCGCCAGCGCCGGCTGGGCGAACTGGTCCTGAAGGACGAGCCGCTGCCCGACCCGGGAGGCGCCCGGACCGCCGCCGCCTTCTGCCAGGGCATCCGCGAACTGGGCCTCGCCGTCCTGCCCTGGACCCGGGAGCTGGAGAATTTCCGCGCGCGGGTCGAGTTCCTGCGGCGGGTCGAGGGTCCGGACGGCGACTGGCCGGACCTGTCCGACGCGGCGCTGCTCGACACGCTGGAGGACTGGCTCGCGCCGTTCCTGACCGGCCTGACCCGCCGCGCCCACCTGAAGCGGCTGGACCTGTCGGCGGCGCTCCGGTCGCTGCTGTCCTGGCACCGGCAGCGCGAGCTGGACAAGGCGGCGCCGACCCATGTCACGGTGCCCAGCGGGTCCCACATACCGCTGGACTATACCGGGGGCGACGTGCCGGTGCTGGCGGTGCGGCTCCAGGAGATGTTCGGCCTGGCGGAGACCCCGGCGCTGGCCCGCGGCCGGGTGCCCCTGGTCCTTCACCTGCTGTCGCCGGCCCGCCGGCCGATGCAGGTGACCAGCGATCTCGCCAGCTTCTGGGCCAACACCTACCGCCACGTGAAGGCCGACCTGAAGGGCCAGTATCCCAAGCATTACTGGCCCGACGATCCCCTCCAGGCCGAACCGACCAGCCGCGCCAAGCGGCGCGGCACCTGA
- a CDS encoding terminase small subunit: protein MLDHQPSTSARPAPPVIVLPPRQEAFCQAMACNVGAAEAARRAGYSPKGAKQRGAVLMGQPEIRVRVAQLRAGRSADHQADLEEAATLVRTIMDEALERKSLGLSLRAIELWLRLRGVVQDKRIPHHFLGDKPHPDADLENLDCDPDDEPAQAAPAKPTAPHPAPVKPSRPAPKRNSDLSALPIVTSPKTAALFGSTSLGAPVPPFRVPAAAAR from the coding sequence ATGCTCGACCACCAGCCCTCGACCTCCGCCCGCCCCGCCCCGCCCGTGATCGTGCTGCCGCCCCGCCAGGAAGCCTTCTGTCAAGCCATGGCCTGCAACGTCGGCGCGGCGGAGGCGGCGCGCCGGGCGGGCTACTCGCCCAAGGGCGCGAAGCAGCGCGGCGCCGTCCTGATGGGCCAGCCGGAGATCCGGGTCCGCGTGGCCCAGCTCCGCGCGGGCCGCAGCGCCGACCACCAGGCCGACCTGGAGGAGGCGGCAACCCTGGTCCGGACGATCATGGACGAGGCGCTGGAGCGCAAGAGCCTCGGGCTGAGCCTGCGCGCGATCGAACTGTGGCTGAGGCTCCGCGGCGTGGTCCAGGACAAGCGCATCCCTCACCACTTCCTCGGCGACAAGCCCCATCCCGACGCCGACCTGGAAAACCTGGACTGCGATCCGGACGACGAACCTGCCCAGGCCGCCCCGGCGAAGCCGACGGCTCCGCACCCCGCGCCGGTAAAGCCCTCCCGTCCCGCCCCGAAGCGGAATAGTGACCTTTCGGCCCTCCCGATAGTGACCTCCCCCAAGACCGCCGCCCTGTTCGGCTCCACCTCGCTGGGAGCGCCGGTGCCGCCCTTCCGGGTGCCCGCCGCCGCCGCGCGGTGA
- a CDS encoding IS4 family transposase, translating into MVERSTVRIRRLSNDRIEEARFGRWLNNAKVRLVEMECTIGEQMRARVVGLHVLAIQDTSELNYQAHAGRTRGLGTVGNGRDAGLFVHPVLAVEAESGACLGLVGAQVYARHETAAKHRRALPIESKESMRWLEGAQTAKHYLDTARHVTVVADRESDIYEEWERLPETGFDLLTRACRDRALAGGGYLYAWSDALAVAERFTLDLPERPGKRSARTATLELRYGAVAVKRPRNGTHPGAAPALALRMVDVREVDAPAGEDPVHWRLLTTHQVEDTAKALEIVLWYRRRWTIEQLFRTLKTQGLDIESSQVESADALQRLAFVALVAATHILQLLGVRDGVLVRPIDDTFSAQQVSVLIALQPRLEGRTAARKNPHPPDTLAWAAWFIARLGGWDGYPKSKPAGPITFARGYARFATMCEGVALRQKIC; encoded by the coding sequence ATGGTCGAGCGCTCGACCGTCCGCATTCGGCGTTTGTCGAACGACCGGATCGAAGAGGCTCGCTTCGGGCGTTGGCTGAACAATGCCAAGGTAAGACTGGTGGAAATGGAATGCACGATCGGCGAGCAGATGCGGGCGCGCGTCGTCGGCCTGCATGTTCTGGCCATCCAGGACACCAGCGAATTGAACTATCAGGCCCATGCCGGACGAACGCGGGGCCTGGGCACCGTGGGCAATGGCCGGGACGCCGGGCTGTTCGTCCATCCGGTGCTGGCGGTCGAGGCCGAAAGCGGAGCTTGTCTGGGACTTGTCGGAGCGCAGGTCTACGCCCGTCATGAAACCGCGGCCAAGCACCGTCGGGCTCTGCCGATCGAGAGCAAGGAATCGATGCGCTGGCTGGAGGGCGCGCAGACAGCCAAGCACTATCTCGATACGGCCCGGCACGTCACGGTCGTCGCCGACCGCGAAAGCGACATCTACGAGGAATGGGAGCGGCTGCCGGAAACGGGTTTCGATCTTCTGACGCGGGCCTGCCGCGACAGGGCGCTGGCCGGAGGCGGCTACTTATACGCCTGGAGCGACGCGCTGGCGGTGGCGGAGCGCTTCACGCTGGACCTTCCCGAACGCCCCGGCAAGCGCTCGGCCCGCACGGCGACCCTGGAACTGCGCTACGGCGCGGTCGCGGTGAAACGGCCCAGGAACGGGACACACCCCGGCGCCGCACCGGCGCTCGCCCTTCGAATGGTCGATGTTCGCGAAGTGGACGCCCCCGCCGGAGAAGACCCGGTACATTGGCGGCTGCTGACGACACATCAGGTCGAGGACACCGCAAAAGCCTTGGAAATCGTGCTTTGGTACCGGCGGCGCTGGACCATCGAGCAGCTTTTCCGTACTCTCAAGACGCAGGGGCTGGATATCGAGTCGAGCCAGGTCGAAAGCGCCGACGCCCTTCAGCGGCTGGCTTTCGTCGCCCTGGTCGCCGCCACGCACATCCTGCAACTGCTCGGCGTTCGCGACGGCGTCCTGGTTCGCCCGATCGACGACACTTTCTCCGCACAGCAGGTCAGCGTCCTGATCGCCCTACAACCACGTCTGGAAGGCCGCACCGCCGCCCGCAAAAACCCACATCCGCCCGACACGCTGGCTTGGGCCGCATGGTTTATCGCCCGTTTGGGCGGCTGGGACGGCTATCCCAAATCCAAGCCGGCTGGACCCATCACTTTTGCCAGAGGCTACGCCCGTTTCGCAACAATGTGCGAGGGCGTAGCTCTCCGGCAAAAGATCTGTTGA
- a CDS encoding Fur family transcriptional regulator codes for MAITTPPARPSAQPLAAHDHQNCVSGALARAEALCASRGARLTPIRRQVLELVWSGHRPRGAYAILEDMQVDGRRVAPLTVYRALDFLVEHGLVHRLESLNAYIGCPDPDHAHAGQFLVCRDCGNAIELNDQGVSAAIAESARSRGFQIDRPTVEVRGLCPACQNSLTSSPQKAEP; via the coding sequence ATGGCGATCACCACACCTCCGGCCCGGCCCTCGGCCCAGCCCTTGGCCGCGCACGACCACCAGAACTGCGTTTCCGGCGCCCTGGCGCGCGCGGAGGCGCTGTGCGCGTCGCGCGGGGCCAGGCTCACTCCCATCCGGCGGCAGGTGCTGGAACTGGTCTGGAGCGGCCACCGCCCCCGGGGCGCCTACGCGATCCTGGAGGACATGCAGGTGGACGGCCGCCGGGTGGCGCCGCTGACCGTCTACCGCGCGCTCGATTTCCTGGTCGAGCACGGGCTGGTCCACCGGCTGGAGAGCCTGAACGCCTATATCGGCTGTCCCGATCCCGACCATGCCCATGCCGGCCAATTCCTGGTATGCAGGGACTGCGGCAACGCGATCGAGCTGAACGACCAGGGCGTCAGCGCCGCCATCGCCGAAAGCGCCCGCTCCCGGGGGTTCCAGATCGACCGGCCGACGGTCGAGGTGCGCGGGCTCTGCCCCGCCTGCCAGAATTCGCTAACGTCATCTCCTCAGAAAGCCGAACCGTGA